Proteins encoded together in one Bactrocera neohumeralis isolate Rockhampton chromosome 4, APGP_CSIRO_Bneo_wtdbg2-racon-allhic-juicebox.fasta_v2, whole genome shotgun sequence window:
- the LOC126755277 gene encoding small integral membrane protein 12 — translation MWPILMAILRRNAVYITLPIAGVVGFIGYNLESILSDKYTPYNKSILENRAERLAEEELADPTRVEKLRLNVNVLERNLSPSLQPK, via the exons atgtggCCTATTCTAATGGCAATATTAAGACGAAATGCGGTCTACATAACACTCCCTATTGCTGGAGTTGTGGGATTCATTGGGTACAACCTGGAAAGTATACTGTCTGATAAATACACGCCATATAACA AATCCATACTTGAAAATCGAGCTGAACGATTAGCGGAGGAAGAGTTGGCTGATCCAACACGTGTGGAGAAGTTGCGGCTAAATGTGAATGTTCTAGAAAGAAATTTGTCTCCTTCCTTGCAACCAAAGTAA
- the LOC126755265 gene encoding probable trafficking protein particle complex subunit 13 homolog yields MSLEQGEHLLALKVMRLTRPTLIGPQVISCENRDLPQQTFRRRMVEHESTTVAGAETLAAGQFMLLPQSFGSIYLGETFASYICVHNCTTYSVEGVTVKADLQSNTTRINLPMNEKQTSTTLSPEQTLDDVIRYEVKEIGTHILVCEVNYTTPAGFPQSFRKFFKFQVLKPLDVKTKFYNAEMDEIYLEAQIQNITTGPFCLEKVELDSSEHYTVTPLNTLSNGESVFSSKNMLQPNNSCQFLYCIKPKAEIAKDIKALRQANNVGKLDIVWRSNLGEKGRLQTSQLQRLPFEYKDVRLEVIDAQNIVKIGEPFTFVCRVTNTAERIMDLLAKLEAPLEFGCDYTGAAEFGIGKLAPGEQREFPLTVCPARLGLIKISPLLLTNVLQQEQYIIEKVVDVFVVDTDYHEDEAFQVNKFVRYDNTASSLTEERTLQLQVV; encoded by the exons ATGAGTCTGGAGCAGGGTGAGCATTTGTTGGCCTTGAAGg TGATGAGGCTGACAAGGCCTACCCTCATTGGTCCACAAGTGATTTCCTGCGAAAATCGAGATTTGCCACAGCAAACATTTCGTCGTCGTATGGTTGAGCACGAAAGTACTACAGTAGCGGGTGCGGAAACATTAGCCGCAGGACAATTTATGCTACTGCCACAGTCGTTCGGTTCTATATATTTAg GTGAAACATTCGCCAGCTACATTTGCGTCCACAATTGTACTACTTACTCTGTGGAAGGCGTTACAGTGAAAGCTGACCTACAGTCCAACACCACGCGTATTAATTTACCCATGAATGAAAAGCAAACGAGCACTACGCTATCACCTGAACAAACGCTTGACGATGTCATACGTTACGAAGTCAAAGAAATTggcacacatat TTTGGTGTGTGAAGTGAATTATACCACTCCTGCTGGATTTCCACAATCTTTTcgtaaattcttcaaatttcaaGTACTCAAACCACTTGATGTGAAAACTAAGTTTTACAATGCTGAAATggatgaaatttatttggaagCGCAGATACAAAATATTACCACCGGACCATTTTGCCTGGAGAAGGTCGAGTTGGACAGTTCGGAACACTACACCGTCACACCGCTGAACACCTTATCGAATGGCGAGTCAGTGTTCTCTTCTAAAAATATGTTACAACCAAATAATAGCTGCcagtttttatattgcataAAG CCCAAAGCCGAAATCGCGAAAGACATAAAAGCTTTACGACAAGCAAACAATGTGGGAAAATTAGACATCGTGTGGCGTTCGAATCTCGGCGAAAAGGGGCGTTTGCAAACCAGTCAACTGCAACGTTTg CCATTTGAATACAAAGATGTGCGCCTGGAAGTAATCGATGCGCAGAATATTGTTAAAATAGGCGAACCTTTCACGTTTGTATGTCGCGTTACAAATACCGCGGAACGCATAATGGATTTGCTGGCGAAACTAGAAGCACCGCTGGAGTTTGGTTGCGATTATACGGGTGCAGCTGAATTTGGCATTGGTAAATTGGCGCCAGGCGAACAACGCGAATTTCCGCTCACAGTTTGTCCAGCGCGTCTAGGCCTAATCAAAATCAGTCCGTTACTACTAACTAATGTACTGCAGCAGGAGCAGTATATCATCGAAAAGGTGGTTGACGTATTTGTCGTCGACACAGATTACCACGAAGATGAAGCATTCCAAGTAAACAAATTCGTGCGTTACGATAACACCGCGTCGTCGCTAACGGAGGAGCGTACATTGCAATTGCAAGTTGTCTAA
- the LOC126755273 gene encoding anaphase-promoting complex subunit 10 — translation MEGNTEEEVSNQDPLPLERSGVVREIGNQAVWSLSSCKPGFGVERLRDNIIDTYWQSDGQLPHLVNVQFHRKTRISAVYLYADYKLDESYTPSRISLRTGSNFNDLQELQNQELFEPTGWTAIHVENGKSRPVRIYMLQIAIVANHQNGRDTHLRQIRIHAPVENSKEKFTSITFKKYDNIR, via the exons ATGGAGGGTAATACCGAGGAAGAGGTTAGCAATCAAGATCCTTTACCACTTGAACGATCAGGAGTCGTCAGGGAAATCGGCAATCAAGCTGTATGGAGTTTGTCATCCTGCAAACCAG GGTTTGGCGTTGAACGTCTGCGAGATAATATAATTGACACCTATTGGCAGTCAGATGgtcaacttccacatcttgtCAATGTACAGTTTCATAGGAAAACTCGTATTAGTGCTGTTTATTTGTATGCTGACTACAAATTAGATGAAAGCTACACGCCATCACGTATTTCGCTGCGGACTGGCTCCAATTTCAATGACTTACAAGAGTTGCAAAATCAAGAACTTTTCGAACCAACAG GATGGACTGCTATACATGTGGAAAATGGCAAATCTCGTCctgtacgtatatatatgttACAAATTGCGATAGTGGCAAATCATCAGAATGGCAGAGACACTCACTTGCGACAAATACGCATACACGCACCAGTCGAAAATTCGAAAGAGAAATTTACTTCGATCACTTTCAAGAAATACGATAATATAAGATAA